GTGGCGATGTACACCGAGGAAGTGGGCGTCTCGCCGCTGGCGGAGGATGGCGGTCGCAGCTACCGGCGCCGGGTGGCCGACCTGGTCCGGTCGCGGCGGGCGTACGCCCGCGTCGTCGACGGTCAGGTGGTCTTCAAGGCCGAACTCGCGGTCGTGACCCGGCGTACCGCGCAGATCCAGGGCGTCTGGGTGGCGCCCGCCTGGCGCGGGCGGGGGATCGCCGCCGCGGCCATGGCCGCTGTGGTCTCGGACGCGCTGACCCGGGTCGCCCCGACCGTCAGCCTGTACGTCAACGACTACAACGTGCCGGCCCGCCGGGTGTACGAGCGCTGCGGCTTCCGTCCGGTCGGTACCTTCGCCACCATCCTGTTCTGAGCCGTCGTCCTGTTCTGGGCCGTTGCCCTGTTCTGAGCGACCGTCCGGGTCCGGCCACCATTGCGGTCCCGGCCGCGTACGGGGCCGGCTCGGTCGTTCACGTGCCGATCCCGTTCGCCATCGGCTGATGCTGGCAAAGCAGCTCCAAAGACTGCTTACTTCCGCCAAGCTGACAAGCAGGGCAAATGTGAATCCGCTGCCACGGTGGTGGGTCGGCGGGGTCGGCTAGGCCAGGAGGTAGACGTGTCAACGAGACTTCGTGCCGCCGTGCGCGTGACCAGCGCGCTGCTCGTGGCCGGGCTCGCCGTCGCCGGCTGCGGCGGCGGCGACGACAAGGACGGCGGGAGCGGCACCGCGACCGGCAACGCGAACGTCAACGACGGCTTCAAAATCGGCCTGCTGCTGCCCGAGTCGAAGACCACCCGGTACGAGACCTTCGACCGGCCGCTGATCCAGGCCAAGCTCGGCGAACTCTGCCCCAAGTGCCAGGTGCTCTACCAGAACGCCGACCAGGATCCGGCCAAGCAGCAGTCACAGGCCGAGGCGATGCTGACCCAGGGCATCAAGGTGATGATCCTCGACCCGGTCGACGCCAAGGCGGCCGGCGCGATCGTGAACAACGCCCAGGCGCAGAAGGTGCCGGTGGTGTCGTACGACCGGCTCGCCTCCGGGCCGGTCAGCTTCTACGTCTCCTTCGACAACCGCCGGGTCGGGATGGTGCAGGGGCAGGCGCTGCTGGACCAGTTGAGTGCGAACGGGCAGGACCCGAAACGCGGCGACATCGTCATGATCAACGGTTCGCCGACCGACCCGAACGCCGCCGACTTCAAGGCCGGGGCCCATTCCGTACTGGACGGAAAGGTCAACATCGGCAACGAGTTCGACACCCCGGACTGGTCCCCGGACCGGGCTCAGCAGGAGATGGACCAGGCGATCACCGCGATCGGACGGGACCGGGTGATCGGGGTCTACGCGGCGAACGACGGCATGGCCGGTGGTGCCATCGCCTCCATGAAGGGTGCCGGATTCGGTACGCCGTTGCCGCCGGTCACCGGACAGGACGCGGAACTCGCCGGGGTCCAGCGAATCGTCTCCGGTGACCAGTTCATGACCGTG
The Micromonospora pisi DNA segment above includes these coding regions:
- a CDS encoding sugar ABC transporter substrate-binding protein, whose amino-acid sequence is MSTRLRAAVRVTSALLVAGLAVAGCGGGDDKDGGSGTATGNANVNDGFKIGLLLPESKTTRYETFDRPLIQAKLGELCPKCQVLYQNADQDPAKQQSQAEAMLTQGIKVMILDPVDAKAAGAIVNNAQAQKVPVVSYDRLASGPVSFYVSFDNRRVGMVQGQALLDQLSANGQDPKRGDIVMINGSPTDPNAADFKAGAHSVLDGKVNIGNEFDTPDWSPDRAQQEMDQAITAIGRDRVIGVYAANDGMAGGAIASMKGAGFGTPLPPVTGQDAELAGVQRIVSGDQFMTVFKSIKPEADVAGQMAIDAATGKDFTAQSTTMRNNGTKDVASVLLEPVAVTKSNIKDTVIKDGFYTAAQICTGAFAQPCAAAGIS